A genomic region of Nitrosomonas ureae contains the following coding sequences:
- a CDS encoding RNA polymerase sigma factor: protein MTILATRQELSDFLIEIERRAYKQALFAVQDTHVALDIVQDSMMKLAAKYAAKPIEELPLLFQRILQNTIRDYYRRQKIRSLWTSLFSSFTPDDRDKNHEDFDILETLPIKQESNDPGTQLEKAQLIQLIEEAIKTLPLRQREAFILRYWEEMSLAETAIIMNCSEGSVKTHCSRATHTLATILKAKGVKL, encoded by the coding sequence TTGACAATCCTGGCTACTCGACAAGAACTCTCGGATTTTTTGATTGAAATCGAGAGACGTGCTTATAAGCAAGCTTTATTTGCAGTGCAAGATACGCATGTAGCACTCGACATCGTCCAGGACTCCATGATGAAGCTCGCGGCAAAGTACGCAGCGAAACCAATCGAAGAACTACCGCTTTTGTTTCAACGTATACTGCAAAATACCATCCGGGATTACTACCGAAGGCAAAAAATCCGCTCACTATGGACTTCTTTGTTTTCATCATTTACGCCTGATGACCGGGATAAAAATCATGAAGACTTCGATATTCTCGAAACTTTACCGATAAAACAGGAATCCAACGATCCCGGTACCCAACTTGAGAAAGCTCAGTTGATCCAGTTAATTGAAGAAGCGATAAAAACGCTTCCGTTACGTCAACGCGAAGCTTTTATACTGCGTTATTGGGAAGAAATGAGTTTGGCGGAGACTGCTATAATTATGAACTGTTCGGAAGGAAGTGTAAAAACACATTGTTCACGAGCAACACATACATTAGCTACAATACTCAAAGCAAAAGGAGTGAAATTGTGA
- a CDS encoding diguanylate cyclase, whose protein sequence is MDESVYDKNRELQRKLDHFIKQARVNEKKQELYETFGFEIIGASTPKQLRDLLLSQSIVRFQLLDMVLCLVDHHKDADRLFFEHDEEARLDCANKLLILDVINDAEIIQSFIVNPMLGTEALKKYRWMINGLKSSDQIKSAAFLPLWRSNQVIGAMMLLSQDPHRYQKDIGTFFLQKLSAMTAVAIENCFNQQRIKEISYQDALTQAYNRRYFDLRLKDEIARCIRWNDDLICMFLDVDHFKKINDSHGHQTGDSVLRHMVSLIKEQVRSCDIVARYGGEEFVVALPSTALHAAHEIAERLRKAICSSAIILYDKQLNISVSIGMASLRDLPVALQQDAGFICTTLLERADKALYEAKEGGRNQVVVYTNPIL, encoded by the coding sequence ATGGATGAATCGGTTTATGATAAGAATCGTGAGTTACAGCGTAAGCTGGATCATTTCATCAAACAGGCCAGAGTCAATGAAAAAAAACAGGAGTTATACGAAACTTTTGGTTTTGAGATCATTGGCGCCAGCACCCCTAAACAGTTACGCGATTTACTGCTATCTCAAAGTATTGTGCGATTCCAACTCCTGGATATGGTGCTGTGTCTCGTGGACCATCACAAAGATGCTGATCGCTTATTTTTTGAACATGACGAAGAAGCGCGTTTAGATTGTGCCAATAAGTTATTGATTCTTGACGTTATCAACGATGCGGAGATCATTCAGTCATTCATCGTCAATCCGATGCTGGGAACCGAGGCGCTAAAAAAATATCGATGGATGATCAATGGGTTAAAATCATCGGATCAAATTAAAAGTGCGGCTTTTTTACCATTGTGGCGCAGTAATCAGGTTATTGGTGCAATGATGCTGCTGAGCCAGGATCCTCATCGTTACCAAAAGGATATTGGGACTTTTTTTTTGCAAAAACTATCCGCCATGACAGCGGTTGCAATAGAAAACTGCTTCAATCAGCAGAGAATCAAGGAAATCAGTTATCAGGATGCGCTAACGCAAGCTTACAACCGGCGTTATTTCGATCTGCGCCTTAAAGATGAAATTGCCCGATGTATCCGCTGGAATGATGATTTAATCTGCATGTTTCTCGATGTCGATCACTTCAAGAAAATCAATGATAGCCATGGTCACCAAACAGGTGATTCGGTATTAAGACACATGGTGAGTCTGATCAAGGAGCAAGTAAGATCCTGCGATATTGTAGCCCGTTATGGCGGAGAAGAATTCGTCGTGGCACTGCCTTCAACGGCCTTGCATGCTGCACATGAAATTGCTGAGCGATTACGCAAAGCAATTTGTTCCTCGGCGATTATTCTTTATGACAAGCAACTCAATATCTCGGTATCCATAGGCATGGCCAGTCTGCGAGACTTACCGGTTGCACTGCAGCAAGATGCTGGTTTTATCTGCACGACTCTTCTGGAAAGAGCGGATAAAGCCCTATATGAAGCTAAAGAAGGTGGAAGAAACCAGGTGGTTGTGTATACCAATCCGATTTTATAG
- a CDS encoding Nudix family hydrolase gives MSHITLPSPEFIPIVEVVAAIILQPDGRFLLAQRPEGKVYSGYWEFPGGKVEPGESLLHALERELWEELGIHVHYAQPWISRIFAYAHATVRLHFFRVVEWEGKLIPREMQTVSWQMPQEIAVAPILPANGPILQALLLPPFYAITRASEIGLESALQQIDRALQNGLRLLQIREKQMEKDKLREFAEKVLALARAHQAKVLINSDAGLARETGADGVHLTSAQLMALSCRPGPEYGLCGASCHNAEELYAAELLGLDFVVLGPVQSTLSHPGLPPLGWRKFASIIRDYSLPVYALGGLSSEDLIIAQERGAQGIAMMRGIT, from the coding sequence ATGAGTCATATCACCCTTCCCAGCCCTGAATTCATTCCTATCGTCGAAGTTGTCGCTGCAATCATTCTGCAACCGGATGGCCGGTTTCTGCTGGCACAGAGACCGGAGGGCAAAGTATATTCGGGCTACTGGGAGTTCCCCGGTGGCAAGGTTGAACCGGGTGAATCCTTATTGCACGCACTGGAGCGTGAGCTATGGGAAGAATTGGGTATCCATGTCCATTATGCCCAGCCCTGGATATCACGCATTTTCGCCTATGCGCACGCGACTGTACGGCTGCATTTTTTTCGCGTGGTGGAATGGGAAGGCAAATTGATACCCAGAGAAATGCAGACTGTATCCTGGCAGATGCCTCAAGAAATTGCAGTTGCTCCCATTTTGCCGGCGAATGGGCCGATTTTGCAGGCATTGTTGCTGCCACCATTTTATGCCATCACCCGCGCAAGCGAGATCGGGCTGGAATCAGCCTTGCAGCAGATTGATCGCGCATTGCAAAACGGTTTGCGCTTACTGCAAATTCGCGAAAAGCAAATGGAGAAAGATAAGTTGCGTGAATTTGCGGAAAAAGTGCTGGCACTGGCACGCGCTCATCAAGCGAAAGTTCTGATCAATAGCGATGCCGGGCTGGCGCGCGAGACCGGCGCCGATGGCGTACATTTGACATCAGCGCAATTGATGGCACTATCATGCCGCCCCGGTCCGGAATATGGGTTATGCGGCGCATCCTGTCACAATGCCGAAGAACTCTATGCAGCCGAGCTGTTAGGGCTTGATTTTGTTGTGTTGGGGCCGGTTCAATCGACCTTAAGTCATCCGGGATTACCGCCGTTGGGTTGGCGCAAGTTCGCCTCGATCATTCGCGACTACTCGTTGCCGGTTTATGCACTGGGCGGACTCAGTTCGGAAGACTTGATCATTGCGCAGGAAAGGGGTGCACAGGGTATTGCCATGATGCGCGGAATCACATAA
- a CDS encoding DUF1854 domain-containing protein yields MNMIINYQLTRNLYGKLVLMNQSGVMHEGVVPIRAFPITDPDHGIALIDSQGHELVWINQLDDLPPHYRELIESELAHREFMPEIKRVLKISGFITPNTWEVETDRGETAFILKGEEDIRHLSATSLIITDNHGVHFLIQDRLALDRQSRKLLDHFL; encoded by the coding sequence ATGAATATGATCATTAATTACCAATTAACCCGGAATTTGTATGGAAAGCTTGTTCTGATGAATCAATCCGGCGTGATGCACGAAGGCGTAGTGCCGATCCGGGCATTTCCAATCACCGATCCGGATCATGGCATTGCACTGATTGATTCACAGGGACATGAATTGGTGTGGATTAATCAGCTTGATGATTTGCCACCGCATTACCGGGAACTGATTGAATCGGAGCTGGCACATCGTGAATTTATGCCGGAAATCAAACGCGTTTTGAAAATATCCGGCTTTATCACGCCCAATACCTGGGAGGTTGAAACGGATCGCGGCGAAACTGCTTTTATTCTTAAGGGCGAAGAAGATATCCGTCACTTATCAGCAACATCGTTAATCATCACCGACAATCATGGCGTTCATTTCCTGATTCAGGATCGCTTGGCGCTGGATCGCCAGAGCCGTAAATTGCTGGATCATTTTCTTTGA
- a CDS encoding DUF3106 domain-containing protein — translation MAGYRLITLCGIFFFFTTEVLADSHQLDWKDLTNQQQEILGPLAEDWNVMKLERKKKWLGIAKRYPKMSLKEQHRIQSQMQSWHALTSEQRKQVREIYKKMEQLPAQKRQEIKQRWQDN, via the coding sequence ATGGCTGGATATCGATTAATCACTTTATGCGGGATATTTTTTTTCTTCACTACTGAAGTCCTGGCCGATTCGCATCAGCTCGACTGGAAAGATCTGACAAATCAACAGCAAGAAATTCTGGGACCCCTGGCGGAAGATTGGAATGTCATGAAACTGGAGAGAAAGAAAAAATGGCTCGGCATTGCAAAACGCTATCCCAAAATGAGTCTGAAGGAACAGCACCGTATACAATCACAAATGCAAAGCTGGCATGCTTTGACTTCCGAACAAAGAAAGCAAGTGCGTGAAATTTACAAAAAAATGGAACAGCTGCCCGCCCAGAAAAGGCAAGAAATCAAGCAACGCTGGCAGGATAACTAA
- a CDS encoding DUF3619 family protein: protein MNEQEFGKSIARLLDQSSDETIKQSTLYQLQSARQAALEQCEPESKLMNSGRNISVYGRHGGYSTGGKLLLLLTAIYILMNIMLTQFAEHENNAAIDTLILADDLPVDAYIDNELEKWLDID, encoded by the coding sequence GTGAACGAGCAGGAATTTGGAAAAAGCATTGCCCGATTGTTAGACCAAAGTAGCGATGAAACTATCAAACAAAGCACACTGTACCAGCTGCAATCGGCACGTCAAGCTGCCCTGGAGCAATGCGAGCCGGAATCAAAACTCATGAATTCAGGCCGCAATATCTCAGTTTATGGCAGACACGGCGGATACTCAACCGGTGGAAAGCTATTATTATTGTTAACCGCAATATATATTTTGATGAATATCATGCTGACCCAATTTGCTGAGCATGAAAATAATGCAGCGATTGATACCTTGATACTGGCCGATGATTTGCCAGTGGATGCTTACATTGATAATGAGCTTGAGAAATGGCTGGATATCGATTAA
- a CDS encoding RtcB family protein, giving the protein MEYQVLQVEKGKPVKLWTSGVPVEDDARAQLMNTARMPFIYRHLAVMPDVHLGKGSTIGSVIPTQGAIIPAAVGVDIGCGMMAVRTTLSAQDLPDQLFELRSAIERAVPHGRTSKRNQRDQGAWDTPPASVDSMWASLIPGFDRLTGKYPRLKKTNNYKHLGTLGTGNHFIEVCLDQVDRVWFMLHSGSRGVGNAIGTYFIELAQADMRHHIANLPDRDLAYFEEGSKHFEDYVEAVGWAQDFARRNRAVMMQNVIAAARKVIAKPFRADVEAVNCHHNYVQKEIHFGAEILVTRKGAVSAQKGELGIIPGSMGAKSYIVRGLGNPEAFCSCSHGAGRIMSRNEAKRRFTLADQIAATAHVECRKDVSVIDEIPLAYKNIDAVMQAQSSLVEVVHTLRQVVCIKG; this is encoded by the coding sequence GTGGAATATCAAGTATTGCAAGTTGAGAAGGGCAAACCGGTCAAGCTGTGGACCAGCGGCGTACCTGTCGAGGACGATGCCCGCGCACAGTTGATGAACACGGCCCGTATGCCCTTTATCTACCGGCATCTGGCGGTAATGCCGGATGTGCACCTGGGTAAGGGTTCGACCATCGGGAGCGTGATTCCCACCCAGGGCGCCATCATTCCGGCGGCGGTGGGCGTCGATATCGGCTGCGGCATGATGGCTGTGCGCACGACACTGTCAGCACAGGATTTGCCGGATCAGTTGTTTGAATTGCGCAGCGCCATCGAACGCGCCGTACCGCATGGCCGCACTTCAAAACGTAACCAGCGCGATCAAGGCGCCTGGGATACGCCGCCGGCATCAGTGGATAGCATGTGGGCGAGCCTGATTCCTGGATTTGATCGCCTTACCGGGAAATATCCGCGGCTGAAGAAAACCAATAACTACAAGCACCTGGGCACGTTAGGCACCGGTAACCACTTCATTGAGGTTTGCCTGGATCAGGTTGATCGCGTGTGGTTCATGCTGCATTCGGGTTCGCGTGGTGTCGGCAATGCCATAGGTACTTACTTCATCGAGCTGGCGCAAGCGGATATGCGTCATCACATTGCCAATCTGCCGGATCGCGATCTGGCTTATTTCGAAGAAGGCAGCAAGCATTTCGAGGATTACGTCGAGGCCGTGGGTTGGGCGCAGGATTTTGCGCGGCGTAATCGCGCGGTGATGATGCAGAATGTCATTGCTGCTGCGCGCAAGGTTATTGCCAAGCCGTTCAGAGCGGATGTGGAGGCGGTCAATTGTCACCATAATTACGTACAAAAGGAAATCCACTTCGGTGCGGAAATTCTGGTAACACGCAAAGGTGCGGTATCTGCGCAGAAAGGTGAGCTGGGCATTATTCCCGGTTCCATGGGCGCCAAAAGCTACATCGTTCGTGGCCTGGGGAATCCGGAAGCCTTCTGTTCATGTAGTCACGGCGCCGGGCGTATCATGAGCCGTAACGAAGCCAAGCGCCGTTTTACGCTTGCCGACCAGATCGCGGCAACCGCTCATGTCGAGTGCCGCAAGGATGTCAGCGTGATCGATGAGATTCCGCTGGCCTACAAGAATATCGATGCGGTCATGCAGGCGCAAAGTTCTCTGGTGGAGGTCGTCCATACCCTGAGACAAGTGGTGTGCATCAAGGGATAA
- a CDS encoding DNA gyrase inhibitor YacG, with protein sequence MQQRKVNCPQCGEKVIWEAASRFRPFCSERCKTADLSQWAQESYRIPEPANTREEKNN encoded by the coding sequence ATGCAACAGCGTAAAGTTAACTGTCCACAATGTGGGGAAAAAGTAATTTGGGAAGCTGCTAGTCGTTTCAGGCCCTTTTGTTCAGAGCGATGCAAAACAGCGGATTTGTCACAATGGGCTCAAGAATCTTACCGAATTCCGGAGCCTGCGAATACTCGGGAAGAAAAAAATAACTGA
- a CDS encoding ABC transporter ATP-binding protein produces the protein MQRTDYSSLSHPSISWADEITAQLIDQETILAWLPIELDTQLHFSPGLIVVTNKRLLAKMLGDEAWQAWHYRNGLSLTQRDYAGIGCLELYDPHARLSFWRYRLGNDAAVSRLIHCFTEQRGYHLTGKLPSSSDTLAQCPSCSIYLFSEEECTVCEKQNHTPPSTWTLFRLWRFAKPYKGRLLIGLLLTLCSTAATLVPPYLTMPLMDNVLIPYQNGQPINTDLVTLYLSGLLGASILAWILGWGRTYMLARVSERIGADLRTATYEHMLNLSQEYFGGKRTGDLMARIGAETDRINLFLSLHLLDFATDVIIIAMTAAILLSINPWLALVTLIPLPIILWLIHSVRHRLRIGFEKVDRIWAEVNNVLADTIPGIRVVKAFAQEKREAARFHAANQRNLHVNDRVNRVWSLFTPTVTLLTEVGLLVVWVFGIWQISQDEITVGVLTAFLAYIGRFYIRLDSMSRIVSITQKAAAGTKRIFDILDQVSSVPESPDPIHLPAIQGRIELRNVAFRYGTRSIVRDINLTIQPGEMIGLVGHSGSGKSTLVNLICRFYDVTEGVMLIDGHDIRTLSIAEYRKHIGLVLQEPFLFFGTIAENIAYGKPDATREEIVSAARAAHAHEFILRLPHGYDSLVGERGQALSGGERQRISIARALLINPRILILDEATSSVDTTTEKDIQQALDNLVRGRTTIAIAHRLSTLREADRLIVLDRGMIVEIGNHTELMTQQGYYYRLWLAQARNVDTEDKTLAPIEAHSSRGSV, from the coding sequence ATGCAGCGAACTGATTATTCATCTCTCAGTCATCCTTCCATCAGTTGGGCCGATGAAATTACAGCACAATTAATCGATCAAGAAACTATACTGGCCTGGCTCCCAATCGAGCTCGATACCCAGCTGCATTTCTCACCAGGGTTGATCGTGGTAACCAATAAACGCTTACTGGCCAAAATGCTTGGCGATGAAGCATGGCAAGCATGGCACTATCGCAACGGATTGTCATTAACGCAACGCGATTATGCAGGCATTGGCTGCTTAGAGTTATATGATCCGCATGCACGACTTTCATTTTGGCGTTATCGCCTGGGTAACGATGCTGCAGTAAGCCGTTTGATTCATTGCTTCACTGAACAACGAGGCTATCATCTTACCGGTAAGCTCCCGTCATCCTCCGATACGCTAGCACAGTGTCCAAGTTGTTCTATATATTTATTTTCCGAAGAAGAATGTACAGTCTGCGAGAAACAAAATCATACTCCCCCTTCAACCTGGACTTTATTTCGCTTGTGGCGTTTTGCGAAGCCCTATAAAGGGCGTTTGCTCATTGGGCTTCTGCTGACTTTATGCAGCACGGCTGCAACCTTGGTGCCACCCTATTTAACCATGCCACTGATGGATAACGTACTGATACCCTATCAAAATGGTCAACCCATCAATACGGATCTGGTGACACTATACCTATCCGGTTTGCTGGGCGCATCGATTCTTGCCTGGATATTAGGATGGGGCAGAACCTATATGCTGGCCCGTGTTTCCGAGCGAATTGGCGCTGATTTACGTACCGCAACCTACGAACACATGCTGAATCTTTCGCAGGAATATTTTGGAGGCAAGCGAACCGGTGATCTGATGGCGCGTATCGGTGCCGAAACCGACCGGATCAATCTGTTTCTCTCGTTACACCTACTGGATTTCGCCACCGATGTCATCATTATTGCGATGACTGCCGCAATTTTACTTTCAATCAATCCCTGGCTGGCGCTGGTAACGCTGATACCGTTACCCATTATTCTCTGGTTGATTCATAGCGTGCGTCACCGGCTGCGCATAGGTTTTGAAAAAGTCGATCGGATTTGGGCCGAAGTCAATAACGTCCTTGCGGATACCATTCCAGGCATCCGGGTGGTTAAGGCATTTGCTCAGGAAAAGAGAGAAGCGGCGCGTTTCCATGCGGCTAACCAGCGTAACTTACACGTCAACGATCGCGTGAACCGGGTTTGGTCATTATTCACACCCACCGTTACATTGCTGACTGAAGTAGGCCTGCTGGTTGTTTGGGTATTCGGTATCTGGCAGATCTCCCAAGACGAGATCACCGTCGGCGTGCTGACAGCCTTTTTGGCTTATATCGGCCGCTTCTACATTCGCCTGGACTCAATGAGCCGTATCGTCTCCATTACGCAGAAAGCCGCGGCGGGCACCAAGCGCATTTTTGACATTCTGGATCAGGTGTCCAGCGTCCCGGAATCACCCGATCCCATTCATCTGCCGGCGATTCAAGGCCGGATCGAATTACGCAATGTCGCCTTCCGGTACGGAACGCGCAGCATCGTGCGTGACATCAATTTAACTATCCAGCCGGGAGAAATGATCGGCCTGGTCGGACACAGCGGCTCGGGGAAAAGCACGCTGGTTAATCTGATCTGTCGTTTCTATGATGTCACGGAAGGGGTTATGCTGATCGACGGACATGATATCCGCACCTTATCGATTGCTGAATATCGCAAACATATTGGCCTGGTGCTTCAAGAACCTTTTTTGTTTTTTGGCACGATTGCTGAAAATATCGCATATGGCAAACCCGATGCAACTCGGGAAGAAATTGTATCCGCTGCGCGTGCTGCGCATGCCCATGAATTTATCCTGCGCCTGCCGCATGGTTACGATTCGCTGGTGGGGGAACGCGGGCAAGCCCTCTCAGGCGGCGAACGTCAGCGCATTTCAATTGCTCGCGCCCTTCTAATTAATCCACGCATCCTAATTTTGGATGAAGCAACCTCCTCTGTGGACACAACGACCGAAAAAGACATTCAACAAGCACTGGATAATCTGGTGCGTGGCCGCACCACGATTGCCATCGCCCATCGTCTGTCTACGTTGCGCGAAGCCGACCGGCTCATCGTGCTTGATCGGGGCATGATCGTTGAGATCGGCAACCACACTGAATTGATGACACAGCAAGGCTATTACTACCGCTTATGGCTGGCACAGGCACGCAATGTGGATACGGAAGACAAGACCCTGGCTCCGATTGAAGCGCACAGTAGCCGCGGGAGCGTATAA